One segment of Capnocytophaga sp. oral taxon 878 DNA contains the following:
- a CDS encoding Eco57I restriction-modification methylase domain-containing protein produces MDGGAQASAKPIYQLFIQQAMKLNPKYISMITPSRWFAGGKGLDDFRKAMLKDKRIKVIHDYPNASEVFPSIEIKGGVNYFLWDKEYKGDCLIRTYENGICVSALKRPLKENNADVFIRYNEAIPILRKIQSFNEKSFSELMSSAKPFGLRTYFKGESEPFEGAIKIYVNGGVGYIKKEGVLKNQHWIKEHKVIVPYAVGSGDSKTDKVNPIYAEPNSCCTETYLVIGPFATKKQCENVMQYIGTKFLHFCLTLKKNTQHSTKEFYQFVPQQNFDEEWTDEKLYKKYGLTPEEIAYIEKMIRPME; encoded by the coding sequence ATGGACGGAGGGGCACAAGCTAGTGCAAAGCCTATTTATCAGTTGTTTATTCAACAAGCTATGAAACTCAATCCTAAATACATTAGTATGATTACCCCTAGTAGGTGGTTCGCTGGTGGCAAAGGGTTAGATGATTTTCGCAAAGCAATGCTTAAAGATAAACGAATAAAAGTAATACACGATTATCCGAATGCTTCAGAGGTATTTCCTTCAATAGAAATCAAAGGAGGTGTTAATTATTTTCTTTGGGATAAGGAATATAAAGGAGATTGTCTTATTCGTACTTATGAAAATGGAATCTGTGTGTCAGCCTTGAAGCGTCCTCTTAAAGAAAATAATGCAGATGTTTTTATCAGATATAATGAAGCTATTCCTATTCTGAGAAAAATACAATCTTTTAATGAAAAAAGTTTTAGTGAATTGATGAGTTCAGCAAAACCTTTTGGATTAAGAACCTATTTTAAAGGAGAAAGTGAACCGTTTGAAGGAGCTATTAAAATCTATGTGAATGGAGGAGTTGGATATATTAAGAAAGAAGGAGTTTTAAAAAATCAACATTGGATAAAAGAGCATAAAGTAATTGTTCCTTATGCTGTAGGAAGTGGCGACAGCAAGACTGATAAAGTTAATCCTATTTATGCTGAGCCTAATTCTTGCTGTACAGAAACCTACTTAGTAATAGGTCCTTTTGCTACTAAAAAACAGTGTGAGAATGTAATGCAATATATAGGGACTAAATTTCTACATTTCTGCTTAACTTTAAAGAAAAATACCCAACACTCAACCAAAGAGTTTTATCAATTTGTACCTCAACAAAACTTTGATGAGGAGTGGACAGATGAAAAACTATATAAAAAATATGGGCTTACCCCTGAAGAAATAGCCTATATTGAGAAAATGATAAGACCTATGGAATAG
- a CDS encoding tyrosine-type recombinase/integrase — translation MVTTFETALKESQMAENTITAYLYAVNDFYGKYKSLSKKNLLLYKTYLIEHFKPKTVNLRIQALNKFLEHIGKPKLRLKSVKVQQRTYLENVISQADYLFLKEQLRKEENPMWYFVVRFLAATGARVSELIQIKVEHVKVGYFDLYTKGGKVRRLFIPLQLREETIKWLTKKQKTSGYLFVNRLGERITTRGIAQKLKLFAERYGLNPKVVYPHSFRHRYAKNFLEAFNDISLLADLMGHESIETTRIYLRRTASEQQAIVDRIITW, via the coding sequence ATGGTTACAACCTTTGAAACTGCTCTCAAAGAGAGCCAAATGGCAGAAAATACCATCACTGCCTATCTATATGCTGTAAACGATTTCTACGGTAAGTACAAATCCCTCAGCAAGAAAAACCTTTTGCTCTACAAAACATACCTTATCGAGCATTTTAAACCTAAAACGGTGAACTTGCGCATTCAAGCACTGAATAAGTTTTTGGAACATATCGGTAAGCCTAAACTTCGACTTAAATCAGTAAAGGTGCAGCAACGCACCTATTTAGAAAATGTGATCAGTCAGGCAGATTACCTCTTTTTAAAAGAACAACTCCGAAAAGAAGAAAACCCAATGTGGTATTTTGTAGTGCGCTTTTTGGCAGCTACAGGAGCAAGGGTAAGCGAGCTTATCCAAATAAAAGTAGAACACGTAAAAGTTGGCTATTTCGATCTATACACTAAAGGAGGCAAAGTGCGCCGCCTATTCATCCCGCTACAGTTACGTGAGGAGACTATAAAATGGCTTACAAAAAAGCAAAAAACTTCAGGCTATCTTTTTGTCAATCGATTAGGAGAACGTATCACTACACGTGGCATTGCACAAAAACTCAAACTTTTTGCTGAAAGATATGGTCTCAATCCTAAAGTCGTCTACCCACATTCATTCAGACATAGATATGCTAAAAACTTCTTGGAAGCTTTTAACGACATCTCTCTCCTTGCCGACCTTATGGGGCACGAAAGTATTGAGACTACCCGTATTTATCTAAGGCGAACAGCTTCAGAACAGCAAGCTATTGTAGATAGGATTATCACTTGGTAA